A genomic segment from Aspergillus chevalieri M1 DNA, chromosome 7, nearly complete sequence encodes:
- the UTP13 gene encoding U3 snoRNA-associated protein UTP13 (COG:A;~EggNog:ENOG410PHWK;~InterPro:IPR036322,IPR015943,IPR001680,IPR019775, IPR020472,IPR013934,IPR017986;~PFAM:PF08625,PF00400;~go_component: GO:0032040 - small-subunit processome [Evidence IEA];~go_function: GO:0005515 - protein binding [Evidence IEA];~go_process: GO:0006364 - rRNA processing [Evidence IEA]) — protein MSKAVVKTTFEASRTLRPIYTGGSTALDASGRLLAACVGEDALIVDLETGDQLVSLEGDGEIITSLAITPSASHIITCSRSMSMQIHALTRLDESSQFEATLVRSLKPHTAPVVTTAVDATGTLLATGAADGSVKVWDIRGGFATHTFHGHGGVVSALCFFEVPTSDSDNKSTSKKKKSKKGADSDDEDMADAAAGSTTGFRLASGSEEGRVRIWDLNKRKSLANLESHVSVVRGLSYSPSENALLSASRDKTVIVWDVRTWKTRRIIPVLESVEAASFVADSGLCMIGGENGRLRVWDCDRGSEVTEEQEPAAEFESVVAIQYTPGMPFVMTVHADQTIRIHSLKSLSDFKPGSTLEPLTVTRRISGNDDEIIDLAYVGPDRSMLALATNTESIRVVSVGPSEDRPSVYGEEYFGADVTHLEGHEDIIICLDVDWSGHWLATGAKDNTARLWRLDPKTSSYTCFAIFTGHAESLGGIALPHVPPPVGTPAYKDPLNHPPSFMLTGSQDRTIKRWDTAKLAPLTSSKPHSAKAAFTRKAHEKDINALDISPTSTLFASASQDRTVKIWSADDGTTIGLLRGHKRGVWSVRFSPKDTPILNTENRTSTNRGLILTGSGDKTVKIWSLADYSCLLTFEGHTNSVLKVLWLPPPDLSKKDDDDEDDDQAQQSGNTAAAQVRPLVASAAADGLVKVWSPYTGELETTLDNHTDRVWALTSPTPSGSRADAKPSDNNSNNKKNNITNTYPYALASGSADATVTFWTDTTSATYTASVNANSLRIEQDQQLQNYIRAGAYREAITLALQLNHPGRLLSLFNEAVDAADDPYATQEDRDARANSLTGDPSIDEVLQTLDPSNLRTLLLRLRDWNTNARTARVSQRILFALFRSYPASTFVELAKSSMAKRGGDRATAAGMEDILQALAAYTERHYRRIEELADDSYLVEWVLGEMDGGVGLGGLGEPVSGVNGEEKDVLMLGA, from the exons ATGTCGAAAGCCGTCGTGAAGACGACCTTTGAGGCGTCGCGGACCCTTCGCCCCATATACACTGGAGGAAGCACTGCGCTGGATGCCAGTGGCCGTTTGTTGGCCGCATGTGTCGGCGAGGATGCCCTGATTGTGGATCTTGAGACTGGCGATCAGCTTGTCAGTCTGGAGGGG GATGGAGAAATAATTACCAGTCTAGCGA TTACACCCTCAGCCTCTCATATCATTACCTGCTCGCGATCTATGTCGATGCAGATTCACGCCCTCACACGTCTTGACGAATCTTCGCAATTTGAAGCGACGCTTGTCAGATCCCTCAAACCTCACACCGCACCTGTCGTGACCACCGCAGTCGATGCTACCGGCACGTTGTTGGCTACTGGTGCAGCAGATGGATCCGTCAAAGTCTGGGATATCCGGGGAGGTTTTGCGACGCACACGTTCCACGGTCACGGAGGCGTTGTATCGGCATTGTGCTTCTTCGAGGTTCCCACGAGTGATAGTGACAACAAGTCTAcctccaagaagaagaaatccaaGAAGGGCGCCGATTCCGATGACGAAGACATGGCGGACGCCGCCGCCGGCTCAACCACTGGATTCCGTCTTGCTTCCGGAAGTGAGGAGGGTAGGGTGCGCATCTGGGATCTGAACAAAAGGAAGTCTCTCGCCAACCTCGAATCTCATGTTTCTGTTGTGAGGGGCCTGTCATATTCGCCTTCGGAGAATGCACTACTGTCGGCTAGTCGTGACAAGACTGTGATTGTTTGGGATGTGCGCACATGGAAGACACGCAGAATTATTCCTGTTCTGGAGAGTGTCGAAGCTGCATCTTTCGTTGCGGACAGCGGGCTGTGCATGATCGGTGGAGAGAATGGTAGACTCCGTGTGTGGGACTGCGATCGAGGAAGCGAAGTCACTGAGGAGCAGGAACCTGCAGCGGAGTTCGAATCCGTCGTTGCTATTCAGTATACTCCTGGCATGCCGTTTGTGATGACTGTCCACGCCGATCAGACCATCCGCATTCACTCTCTGAAATCCCTGTCCGACTTCAAGCCTGGTTCGACCCTCGAGCCGTTAACCGTTACTAGGCGCATTTCCGGCAACGACGACGAAATCATTGACCTTGCATACGTTGGACCTGACCGGTCCATGCTGGCCCTGGCCACAAACACTGAGAGCATCAGAGTGGTGTCGGTAGGCCCGTCTGAAGACCGGCCATCAGTCTATGGGGAGGAGTATTTCGGGGCGGATGTCACTCACCTAGAGGGCCACGAGGACATTATCATCTGTCTTGATGTGGATTGGTCCGGTCACTGGCTGGCAACGGGTGCAAAGGATAACACAGCCCGTCTGTGGCGCCTTGATCCCAAGACGTCTTCGTATACCTGCTTCGCAATCTTCACAGGTCACGCCGAATCCCTCGGAGGTATCGCTCTCCCACACGTACCGCCACCTGTCGGCACCCCTGCCTACAAAGATCCATTGAACCACCCGCCTTCGTTCATGCTCACCGGTTCGCAAGACCGCACCATCAAGCGATGGGATACAGCCAAGCTCGCCCCGCTCACGTCTTCAAAGCCCCATTCCGCAAAAGCTGCCTTTACTCGGAAAGCGCACGAAAAGGATATCAACGCTCTTGATATCAGCCCCACTTCTACCTTGTTTGCCTCGGCCTCGCAGGATCGTACAGTGAAGATCTGGTCCGCTGATGACGGCACCACGATCGGTCTCCTCCGTGGTCACAAGAGAGGTGTTTGGTCTGTCCGCTTCTCGCCCAAGGACACACCCATCCTCAACACCGAAAACCGCACCAGCACCAACCGCGGCTTGATTCTTACTGGATCTGGAGACAAGACCGTCAAGATCTGGAGCTTAGCAGACTACAGCTGTCTGCTGACTTTCGAGGGCCACACCAACAGCGTTCTCAAGGTGCTCTGGCTCCCTCCTCCAGACCTTTCCAAGaaagacgacgacgatgaagacgacgacCAAGCACAACAATCCGGCAACACCGCTGCCGCACAGGTCCGTCCCCTCGTCGCATCAGCCGCCGCCGACGGTCTTGTCAAGGTCTGGTCCCCTTACACCGGCGAGCTCGAAACTACCCTCGACAACCACACAGACCGCGTCTGGGCCCTCACCAGCCCTACCCCCTCCGGCTCCCGCGCAGATGCTAAACCCTctgacaacaacagcaacaacaagaagaacaacatCACCAACACCTACCCCTACGCCCTCGCCTCCGGCTCCGCAGACGCAACAGTAACCTTCTGGACAGACACCACCTCCGCCACCTACACGGCTTCTGTAAACGCCAACTCCCTCCGCATCGAACAAGACCAACAACTCCAGAACTACATCCGCGCCGGCGCCTACCGCGAAGCAATCACCCTCGCCCTCCAACTCAACCACCCAGGCCgtctcctctctctcttcaaCGAGGCCGTCGACGCCGCTGACGATCCTTACGCTACGCAAGAAGATCGTGACGCCCGCGCGAATAGTCTAACAGGTGACCCTTCCATCGACGAGGTCCTGCAGACGCTCGACCCGTCGAATCTGCGGACTCTCCTCCTTCGTCTGAGGGATTGGAATACGAATGCGCGGACGGCGCGTGTCTCGCAGCGGATTCTGTTCGCGCTGTTCCGCTCATACCCGGCCTCGACGTTCGTCGAGCTCGCGAAGTCGAGTATGGCGAAAAGAGGCGGTGATAGGGCTACCGCGGCCGGTATGGAGGATATCCTGCAGGCGCTGGCGGCGTATACGGAACGGCATTATCGGCGGATCGAGGAGTTGGCAGATGATAGTTATCTGGTCGAGTGGGTGTTGGGAGAGATGGATGGGGGTGTTGGATTGGGTGGGCTTGGAGAGCCTGTGTCTGGGGTTAatggggaggagaaggatgtgCTTATGTTGGGGGCATGA
- the spp2 gene encoding spliceosome ATPase-activating subunit SPP2 (COG:A;~EggNog:ENOG410PS3I;~InterPro:IPR000467,IPR026822;~PFAM:PF12656;~go_function: GO:0003676 - nucleic acid binding [Evidence IEA]), translating to MPPPEDANPPQKPFSLSLSSTSQLKKPSFNLKPSSRDPSTQNRALPRRPHHLHHDSDSDNDEETLPAAEAVTGFDTHTGAAIAADGTKISAEKEKLVIPVVSGNNWRERPGVNIRARGKNLLPKEVQAIREAEKRGETAGDNVEREGPSMAYGISFAQPSGDKKADGDEDREMKDADKELAPATEERKPRTEDEIALQALIRETNGELQGSDLIIESAKRDEGGDTGPRYDETTSFRADVEARPEPATLDQYNAIPVEEFGAALLRGMGWKDGQSIGRGNYGSTANPIRPRIPERRPGFLGIGAKDASGGKGAEMELGAWGKSAMRKGARNAEKEGGGSTEGVYMPVMMRNKQTGEYITEEELSALQKEAKARKVDKDDEWKERRDRNLEKSGRDRDRDRDRDRDYKRHDYDDDDRYERRKGSSRRDRDRSSSGDRHLRRDRRDNDNRYYRDRGRDRDSTRDRERERERDRDRDRERRHRYRDDDRYSSRHSSSRRDRDRDRDSDRDSHRRRRDDR from the coding sequence ATGCCACCACCCGAAGACGCGAATCCCCCCCAAAAGcccttctccctctccctctcaagTACCTCCCAACTCAAAAAGCCCTCCTTCAACCTCAAACCCTCCTCCCGCGACCCCTCCACCCAAAACCGTGCCCTCCCCCGCCGTCCACACCATCTCCACCAtgactccgactccgacaACGACGAGGAAACCCTCCCAGCCGCCGAAGCGGTAACAGGCTTCGACACGCATACCGGTGCAGCGATCGCGGCGGACGGCACCAAGATCAGCGCCgaaaaggagaaactggttatACCCGTTGTCAGCGGGAATAATTGGCGCGAGCGGCCGGGGGTAAATATCCGGGCGCGGGGGAAGAATCTGTTGCCGAAGGAGGTGCAGGCGATACGCGAGGCTGAGAAGAGGGGTGAGACGGCTGGGGATAATGTTGAGAGGGAGGGGCCGAGTATGGCGTACGGTATTAGTTTTGCGCAGCCGTCTGGAGACAAGAAGGCGGATGGGGATGAGGATAGAGAGATGAAAGATGCGGATAAGGAACTGGCGCCTGCTACTGAGGAGCGGAAACCGCGGACGGAGGATGAGATTGCGCTGCAAGCTCTTATTCGGGAGACTAATGGGGAGCTACAGGGGTCAGATTTGATTATTGAGTCTGCGAAACGCGATGAGGGGGGAGATACTGGGCCGCGATATGATGAGACGACCTCCTTCCGCGCTGATGTTGAAGCGCGGCCTGAGCCTGCGACATTAGACCAGTACAATGCGATTCCCGTGGAGGAATTCGGTGCAGCGCTACTACGGGGTATGGGTTGGAAAGACGGACAGTCAATTGGGAGGGGGAATTACGGCTCGACGGCGAATCCCATCCGTCCGCGCATCCCGGAACGACGACCAGGATTCCTTGGGATCGGAGCGAAAGATGCCTCTGGCGGTAAAGGCGCGGAGATGGAACTCGGCGCTTGGGGCAAATCGGCGATGCGCAAGGGTGCTCGAAATGCCGAGAAGGAAGGTGGCGGGAGTACTGAAGGTGTTTATATGCCCGTGATGATGAGAAACAAGCAGACAGGGGAATACATAACCGAGGAAGAGCTCAGCGCTCTCCAGAAAGAAGCCAAGGCCCGGAAAGTCGACAAGGATGATGAGTGGAAGGAGCGACGGGATCGCAATCTGGAAAAGAGTGGGCGCGATCGGGATCGGGACCGGGACCGCGATCGTGACTACAAAAGACATGActacgacgatgacgaccgTTACGAAAGACGGAAGGGGTCCTCGCGACGGGATAGAGACAGGAGCTCGTCTGGTGATCGCCATTTGAGACGTGATCGGAGAGACAACGATAATCGATACTATCGGGACCGGGGCCGGGACCGTGATAGTACGAGGGATCgtgagagggagagggagcgCGACAGGGACAGAGACAGGGAAAGGCGTCATCGGTACCGTGACGACGACCGGTACAGTTCGAGGCATTCGTCTTCCAGACGTGACCGGGATCGGGACCGCGATAGTGACCGCGATTCGCACAGGAGGAGACGTGATGACCGATAG
- the eaf1 gene encoding MYB and HSA domain protein (BUSCO:EOG09261DG0;~COG:B;~EggNog:ENOG410PG7Z;~InterPro:IPR009057,IPR017877,IPR001005,IPR014012;~PFAM:PF13921,PF07529), whose amino-acid sequence MLRDELLRSKNDEIARCLLSRKRKLSELYFATVGLAGATDGAPTDSRHHKEQAFLDANDLAKGRYFDESTLPPLPNYAALLPRPEAKEAGPPAADLGAKGPSTQLDGVPAPVGAAVDKAHQHPPAGDRPVAHAEQPGLLQSHAPGPAPETVQQAGVPSSAGTHPAQLSISERKVSVPGTPQSTHGFDSAGPTPTAALPEKIHDKRPSLALGHPGHPPDQQPLSPVSSAGHYSGHTSIPTTTSPDTSPAEEAIAAAKDAIHKPKHDTSVQAPPSLVPSTPDEQLRLEEAQSIQQDTITASKSIGDPASDNIPSSNEVIQVSTPSAPKDQPEPLPSEVTKPDGVIEPVNDALAPTQPETPRPPVDAAAKATPSAPTTLKKAQTTPGPPPERMTTRVSSGAIRHKSVSEILGETPKPTVSPSEKESPRTVMTPEKSPPESPARMRFKDRKDREKERSRLSTVVFPKQQQLQQQQQEKADSLDLVRQNVGDLVRLNEEQDYLFTLFQSKAYAPPRGTNLSTLVASAHKTLSTSNHLVEYQEQMDCRTLRRIYALQNANRWPLRQYKRSIEPPRQGTHWDVLLDHMKWMRTDFREERKWKIAAAKCCADWCAEYVNSDPEHQALLRVQAKIPSRKVQAEGSHDQKTDMASPPEMGDETMAGVSHPTPDLVPSTEEDSVDEAFNDEPRHDLHDTVAPAAIFSLGSDEFTFSLDMTPAAEKILNELPIYTPVEIAPDTKLPTFKAPPDAAWKTDILPVSKYATGKIRFSEEGPPRKRSRYEYSQYEPEEPVLLEWTPEQTNVALFRPENQPIRDRIHPGHSFRPPTEHPMPSVGFFESRQSSQWTYAEDDELRRLVKEYPYNWSLISSCLSPSSPFTSGAERRTPWECFERWIGLEGLPADMSKTPYFRAYHQRLETAQRNVLAQQQAAQQQQAQQPNAPPVRRRTTQPLRVDRRRSSKHITLLDAMRKLAKKRETMLQKQQHASHLASMRKVNEANQPKPPITTPAEFSRLKYEREMKLQERQEQYRQQMIAQQRANLAAQRAGQMPNQQPMINGQPGRNPNGMPNGAPGLPNGAPNGVPNGMAAGVGVNQGRPMQGMPGGAPVNGAMPSNQMAMKMMPQAGMQQAAGGRPGMPMQTSPDNARVIREANRLQEQQRILQSRQQQPQQAQQQFHNQQQFGPQGSHSPNLNMPNVNGTPNNPAMMAALQANGGMQSPSFHNGTPQGVSTPSPRMGQPNPLSSGLVPTISNIQSQIQRAHPNMPPEQVTKLATERLHQYQQQQQQRMSQAAMNAAAGNIGSVQANYQVSPDFHQSQAGANGGPGMQVPQTQGYSPMMRVPQTAQQNRVNVGSPAMNGAVTQQSRSATPQAQRTNSAQGTTVPGSNKSPNAPPAQTATS is encoded by the exons ATGCTCCGTGACGAGCTCCTCCGGTCCAAGAACGATGAAATCGC ACGTTGTTTGTTGTCGCGGAAGCGCAAATTGAGTGAGCTCTACTTTGCGACCGTGGGCTTAGCCGGCGCGACCGACGGCGCTCCGACCGATTcgcgacatcacaaggagcAGGCGTTTTTAGACGCCAACGACCTGGCCAA AGGTCGCTACTTTGACGAATCTACTCTTCCACCTCTCCCCAACTATGCTGCTCTCTTACCACGGCCAGAGGCCAAGGAGGCAGGGCCCCCAGCGGCTGACTTGGGCGCGAAAGGACCATCGACGCAATTAGATGGTGTTCCCGCGCCTGTCGGGGCTGCTGTCGACAAGGCACACCAGCATCCCCCAGCAGGGGATAGGCCTGTCGCACATGCTGAGCAACCTGGCCTACTTCAGTCTCACGCGCCGGGTCCTGCCCCCGAAACTGTGCAGCAAGCTGGCGTGCCGTCTTCTGCAGGTACTCATCCCGCCCAATTATCCATCTCAGAGCGAAAGGTTTCTGTGCCGGGAACGCCTCAGAGCACTCATGGTTTCGATTCGGCTGGGCCGACTCCCACGGCCGCTCTTCCTGAGAAAATCCATGACAAGCGTCCGTCGCTTGCTCTAGGGCATCCCGGCCATCCTCCCGATCAGCAACCTCTCTCTCCTGTCTCTTCGGCTGGTCACTATTCCGGCCACACCTCTATTCCTACTACTACCTCTCCCGACACTAGTCCTGCTGAAGAAGCGATTGCCGCTGCGAAAGATGCCATCCATAAGCCGAAGCATGATACTTCTGTGCAGGCACCGCCCAGCCTGGTTCCATCGACGCCGGACGAACAGCTTCGCTTGGAGGAGGCGCAATCCATCCAACAAGACACGATTACTGCCAGCAAGTCTATTGGTGACCCTGCCAGTGATAATATTCCATCTTCGAACGAAGTCATTCAGGTCTCAACTCCAAGTGCGCCAAAGGACCAACCAGAACCACTGCCTTCTGAAGTGACGAAGCCTGATGGAGTGATTGAACCAGTGAATGACGCTTTGGCCCCGACACAGCCAGAAACACCACGGCCGCCTGTCGATGCAGCTGCAAAGGCGACGCCGTCCGCCCCTACGACATTGAAAAAAGCTCAAACAACGCCTGGGCCGCCTCCGGAAAGGATGACTACGAGAGTCTCTTCTGGTGCCATTCGCCACAAGTCTGTATCTGAAATCTTAGGAGAGACACCAAAGCCTACGGTTTCTCCATCTGAGAAAGAGTCGCCACGGACTGTCATGACCCCGGAGAAAAGCCCGCCCGAATCCCCGGCTCGAATGCGCTTCAAGGATCGCAAGGACCgtgaaaaggaaaggagtAGACTCTCGACCGTTGTATTCCcgaagcagcagcaactacagcagcaacagcaagaAAAAGCTGATTCATTGGATCTTGTGCGCCAAAATGTCGGCGATTTGGTTAGGCTGAACGAGGAGCAGGACTATCTATTCACCCTATTTCAAAGCAAGGCTTACGCTCCTCCTCGAGGCACCAACCTCAGCACGCTTGTTGCGTCTGCGCACAAGACACTGAGCACTAGCAACCATCTCGTCGAGTACCAGGAACAAATGGATtgccgtactcttcgtcgaATTTACGCCCTGCAGAATGCCAACAGATGGCCTTTACGCCAGTACAAGCGTTCCATTGAGCCTCCGCGCCAAGGGACTCACTGGGACGTCCTCTTGGACCACATGAAGTGGATGCGAACCGACTTTCGGGAAGAACGCAAATGGAAGATTGCAGCTGCCAAATGCTGTGCGGACTGGTGCGCCGAATATGTTAACAGTGACCCTGAGCACCAGGCATTGCTGCGTGTACAGGCAAAGATTCCATCTCGGAAGGTGCAGGCGGAGGGAAGTCACGACCAGAAGACCGACATGGCCTCGCCTCCCGAAATGGGCGACGAAACGATGGCAGGCGTCTCTCATCCTACTCCAGACTTGGTTCCGTCAACAGAGGAAGATTCCGTGGACGAAGCTTTCAATGACGAACCGCGCCATGACTTGCATGATACTGTTGCGCCCGCAGCTATCTTCTCATTGGGGTCAGACGAATTTACATTCTCCCTTGATATGACACCGGCTGCCGAGAAGATCCTCAATGAACTTCCCATCTACACACCTGTCGAAATCGCTCCTGATACGAAGCTTCCGACCTTCAAGGCCCCTCCAGATGCTGCCTGGAAGACGGATATTCTCCCAGTTTCCAAGTATGCGACTGGCAAGATCCGGTTCAGTGAAGAAGGCCCGCCCAGAAAGCGAAGCCGGTACGAATATTCGCAATACGAGCCAGAGGAACCAGTTTTGCTAGAGTGGACACCGGAACAGACCAATGTTGCCCTATTCCGACCGGAAAACCAGCCTATTCGCGATCGGATTCACCCAGGTCATTCTTTCCGACCGCCGACCGAACATCCTATGCCGTCTGTCGGGTTCTTCGAATCAAGGCAGTCGTCCCAGTGGACGTACGCAGAGGACGATGAGCTACGGCGCCTTGTAAAGGAGTATCCGTACAACTGGTCGCTCATTTCCAGCTGTCTCTCGCCGTCATCACCGTTCACATCTGGTGCGGAGAGAAGAACACCGTGGGAATGCTTTGAGCGATGGATAGGGCTGGAAGGGTTGCCAGCGGACATGTCTAAGACACCGTATTTCCGGGCTTACCATCAAAGGCTGGAGACGGCCCAGCGCAACGTGCTCGCACAACAGCAGGCCGCCCAACAACAGCAGGCACAGCAGCCAAACGCACCGCCGGTCCGTAGGAGGACAACACAGCCCCTTCGAGTCGACCGCCGACGGTCTTCTAAGCACATTACGTTGCTCGACGCAATGCGCAAGTTGGCCAAGAAGCGGGAGACTATGCTTCAAAAGCAGCAACATG CTTCTCACCTGGCTTCTATGAGAAAGGTCAACGAGGCCAATCAACCGAAGCCCCCAATCACGACGCCCGCTGAGTTCAGTCGGCTGAAGTATGAACGGGAAATGAAGCTGCAAGAGAGGCAAGAACAATACCggcagcagatgattgcgcAACAAAGG GCGAACCTGGCTGCCCAACGTGCGGGCCAAATGCCCAATCAACAACCGATGATTAACGGCCAACCCGGAAGAAATCCAAACGGCATGCCTAATGGCGCCCCCGGATTGCCAAACGGCGCACCGAATGGGGTGCCTAATGGCATGGCGGCTGGTGTCGGTGTCAACCAAGGTCGTCCCATGCAAGGAATGCCTGGTGGCGCACCAGTCAATGGCGCTATGCCTTCCAATcagatggcgatgaagatgatgccCCAAGCGGGGATGCAGCAAGCCGCTGGTGGCCGACCCGGAATGCCGATGCAGACTTCTCCGGATAACGCACGAGTGATCCGGGAGGCGAATCGTCTTCAAGAGCAGCAACGTATTCTGCAGTCTCGACAACAACAGCCACAGCAAGCTCAGCAGCAATTTCATAATCAACAGCAGTTTGGGCCGCAGGGATCTCACTCTCCTAATCTTAACATGCCAAACGTCAACGGCACGCCGAACAATCCCGCTATGATGGCGGCGCTTCAGGCTAATGGTGGAATGCAAAGCCCATCCTTCCACAACGGCACTCCCCAGGGGGTCTCTACGCCTTCTCCTCGGATGGGACAACCGAACCCGCTTTCCAGTGGATTGGTTCCGACCATCAGCAACATTCAAAGCCAAATCCAACGGGCTCATCCGAACATGCCTCCCGAACAAGTGACAAAGTTGGCCACAGAGCGTTTACACCAgtatcagcagcagcaacaacagcgcATGTCTCAAGCCGCCATGAACGCCGCTGCGGGTAACATTGGCAGCGTTCAAGCCAATTATCAAGTGTCGCCCGACTTCCATCAGTCTCAAGCGGGAGCCAACGGCGGGCCTGGCATGCAGGTACCTCAAACGCAAGGATATTCGCCTATGATGCGAGTCCCGCAGACTGCCCAGCAGAACCGTGTGAATGTTGGGTCACCTGCCATGAACGGAGCCGTTACCCAACAGAGTCGAAGCGCAACTCCACAGGCACAGCGTACGAACAGCGCTCAAGGGACCACTGTTCCGGGTTCCAACAAAAGCCCCAATGCTCCACCGGCTCAAACTGCTACGAGCTGA
- a CDS encoding putative 60S ribosome biogenesis protein Mak11 (COG:G;~EggNog:ENOG410PFBJ;~InterPro:IPR001680,IPR036322;~go_function: GO:0005515 - protein binding [Evidence IEA]), with protein MAKRKREETAKDVQSSDKSSKAIKPATSQESSFDPVITVQIVTGSYERVLHGFTAGVSATAFTSEDTKESAVGSSHVQFADTFLFEAHSSAIRCLALSPAPKPDSTEPPRVILASGSTDERINLYSVSAAPPAVNDQYPSIPTLAGSKVLENPKNRELGSLLHHSASISGLHFPSRSKLLTCADDNTISVSKTRDWTVVSTIKAPRPKVQGRPSGDTAPPGGSPSGVNDFAVHPSMKLMLSVGRGEKCMRLWNLVTGKKAGVLNFTREMLQSVKEGKWSSGEGRKIEWNSKGEEFAVAFEWGAVVFGIDSTPTCRVMPNPRSKLHQMKYVTVDPSVEDASDLLTISTEDGRVIFYSTTKLREPENDPDSSIPFAEPIAQLGGRANGLPGRIKDFEVFSLKNEPTVKKDAFLVVTANSDGAVRVWLVDGKELKEQNDSEKAPTVSQVGKLLNTYETGNRITCMKAFVMLPAEDQSTLEDLDDEEDEEGEEEESSDEESDAE; from the exons ATGGCTAAACGCAAGAGAGAGGAAACCGCCAAGGACGTCCAGTCCTCTGACAAATCGTCCAAGGCCATTAAGCCCGCGACAAGCCAAGAATCCTCGTTTGACCCAGTCATCACAGTGCAAATCGTGACGGGCTCCTACGAGAGAGTGCTGCATGGGTTTACTGCTGGGGTTTCTGCAACTGCTTTTACTTCAGAAGACACAAAAGAGTCCGCTGTTGGATCGTCGCATGTGCAATTCGCCGATACGTTCCTGTTCGAAGCACATTCTTCGGCCATTCGGTGTCTCGCCTTGTCTCCTGCACCCAAGCCCGATTCGACAGAGCCTCCTCGTGTGATCCTCGCCAGTGGTAGTACCGATGAGCGCATCAACCTGTACTCAGTCTCTGCTGCGCCTCCAGCCGTGAATGATCAGTATCCGTCCATTCCGACTCTCGCAGGAAGCAAGGTTCTCGAGAACCCGAAAAATCGCGAACTAGGCTCCCTCCTACACCATTCCGCCAGCATCTCTGGGCTGCACTTCCCATCGCGTTCGAAGCTCTTGACCTGTGCCGATGACAACACCATTTCCGTTTCGAAGACTCGCGATTGGACCGTCGTGTCGACGATCAAGGCTCCACGCCCCAAGGTCCAAGGGAGACCTAGCGGTGATACTGCGCCTCCGGGAGGATCACCCTCTGGCGTTAACGACTTCGCAGTGCACCCGAGTATGAAACTGATGCTCAGTGTCGGAAGGGGAGAAAAATGCATGAGACTGTGGAACTTGGTGACGGGAAAGAAGGCCGGTGTGTTGAACTTTACCAGGGAAATGCTCCAATCCGTCAAGGAGGGCAAATGGAGCTCAGGTGAAGGCCGGAAGATTGAATGGAACTCGAAGGGCGAAGAATTCGCCGTCGCATTCGAGTGGGGTGCTGTGGTTTTTGGAATT GACTCTACCCCGACATGCAGAGTTATGCCCAACCCACGGAGTAAACTTCACCAGATGAAGTATGTCACCGTTGACCCGTCGGTTGAGGACGCGAGTGACTTGCTTACCATTTCAACGGAAGATGGACGAGTCATCTTCTATTCTACAACGAAGCTACGGGAGCCTGAAAACGATCCTGACTCGTCTATTCCTTTTGCGGAACCCATTGCTCAGCTTGGGGGTAGGGCAAATGGTCTGCCTGGGCGTATCAAGGACTTTGAGGTCTTCAGTCTGAAAAATGAGCCAACGGTTAAGAAGGATGCCTTCCTTGTGGTGACTGCAAACAGTGACGGGGCCGTCCGCGTCTGGCTGGTGGATGGCAAGGAACTCAAAGAGCAAAATGACTCGGAGAAGGCCCCGACTGTTTCTCAGGTTGGCAAGCTTCTGAACACGTATGAGACCGGAAACCGGATCACCTGTATGAAGGCGTTTGTGATGCTGCCTGCCGAGGATCAGTCGACGCTGGAGGACTtggatgacgaggaagacgaagagggcgaggaggaggaatcATCGGATGAAGAGAGTGATGCTGAGTAG